A window from Candidatus Melainabacteria bacterium encodes these proteins:
- a CDS encoding cystathionine gamma-synthase yields the protein MKFSTKAIHVGQAPDPSTGAIITPIFQTSTYVQDELGKHKGFEYARTQNPTRSSLEECLASLEDGKHGLCFGSGLAATATVMTLLSAGDHVVVCDDVYGGTYRLFDKVFRRYGLSFDFVDGRDVKNVEAAVKPNTKMLWLETPTNPMLQLIDIQALVKAIRATKNGADIIAVVDNTFASPYLQNPLSLGADIVVHSTTKYLGGHSDVVGGCAITNNDKYHETLRFHQNAVGATPGPFDCWLVLRGLKTLAVRMKAHESNAMAIAKFLEKHPAIEKVIYPGLTSHPQHELAKKQMRGFGGMVSVVVKGGLQNAKTFLDGTKLFSLAESLGGVESLIGHPATMTHASIPKDVREARGIVDGLVRLSVGIEDQDDLIKDIETALSKVQVLSKV from the coding sequence ATGAAGTTCTCAACGAAGGCGATTCACGTTGGTCAAGCACCGGACCCAAGTACTGGAGCGATCATCACGCCCATTTTTCAGACCTCCACATATGTGCAGGATGAGTTGGGCAAGCATAAGGGTTTTGAGTATGCACGCACTCAAAATCCTACGCGCAGTTCGCTGGAAGAGTGTCTCGCCTCGTTGGAAGACGGAAAGCACGGTCTCTGTTTCGGCTCAGGATTGGCTGCCACAGCTACCGTCATGACACTGCTATCCGCAGGCGACCATGTCGTGGTCTGCGACGATGTCTATGGCGGCACCTATCGTTTGTTCGACAAAGTCTTCAGACGTTATGGGTTGAGTTTCGACTTCGTCGACGGACGTGACGTCAAGAATGTAGAAGCCGCCGTGAAGCCGAACACTAAGATGTTGTGGCTGGAAACTCCTACGAATCCAATGCTGCAGTTGATCGATATCCAGGCTCTGGTGAAAGCTATTAGAGCCACCAAAAACGGTGCGGATATCATCGCCGTGGTTGATAACACTTTTGCCAGTCCATATCTGCAAAACCCGCTCAGTCTGGGCGCTGATATCGTCGTGCACAGTACTACGAAGTATCTGGGTGGGCACAGTGATGTGGTGGGTGGATGCGCGATCACGAATAATGATAAGTATCATGAGACGCTGCGATTTCATCAAAATGCAGTCGGCGCTACTCCTGGTCCTTTTGATTGCTGGCTCGTCTTGCGTGGCTTGAAGACGCTTGCAGTACGCATGAAAGCACATGAAAGCAATGCCATGGCGATTGCCAAATTCCTCGAGAAACACCCGGCTATCGAAAAGGTCATTTATCCAGGGCTGACTTCGCATCCTCAACACGAACTTGCTAAAAAGCAGATGCGTGGTTTTGGCGGCATGGTGTCAGTCGTCGTTAAAGGCGGCTTGCAAAATGCCAAAACATTCCTCGATGGAACGAAGCTCTTTTCGCTGGCTGAGAGTCTGGGCGGTGTGGAAAGTTTGATCGGTCATCCAGCTACCATGACTCACGCTTCAATTCCTAAAGATGTGCGGGAGGCCCGCGGCATCGTTGATGGATTGGTTCGTTTGTCAGTGGGCATCGAAGATCAAGATGACTTGATTAAGGACATCGAGACCGCTCTGTCAAAAGTGCAAGTGCTTTCGAAGGTCTAA